The DNA segment TGTTTCTGcctagggcaatctttcctaaagtgtcCTGCTTCACCACATCTGTAGCAACCCGGTACTCTACCTTTATTTCTTTTGTCTGGatccttcgcccaacaggcatCCTTGCTGTGTCCTTCTTTCCCACACTTTACGCACTTAGGCCTCAGACCTCGACCTTCATGGTGAAAATTGCATTCCCcgcacctcggcttagtccccaAGTAAGCTTTACCACCAGCCTTATTAGTGGCTCCATCAGCTTTCCTGCCATGCGGCGGATTCACTTTCTTTCTcttgtttgctttagagcttccatagctGACTTGGGTGCCCATCTTTAGGTTTGAATACTTCCTTTTCTTGttgcctgatgactccacatgagtctctttcttgttatcctgAGATTCTGAAAATTTCCCTATGCGTAGCGCTTCTTCAGTAAGAGTGACACTcaaatcgatagcctctgcgatggttgAGGGCTTTGAGGAAGTAACCATGCTCCTGATCtgaggtgcaagtccccaaatgaatcgttgaACCCTTTTGAATTCCGGCATGACtaggtaggggacgaccctatactgtcacacccccaaaatccacacgcggagtaccaccgcttggaggcgtgacatgaccaggatcaagccaccaatcatattgaacaatgtaagtagtatatgtaattcaaccaaacaatatgaaaggtgttcaaaacaataGTATAGTCTcaaatgtttagcggaagcataaatgtaaaacccaacataagttataagtttgaaatgtcataaatgtttaacatggcatccacgatccatgtcccacaacgaccgtgcctccctgtgcaagctccatgagtacctaacgacctgcaaggcatgtaacaacgagtcatcAACAAAGTTGAGCGATTTCACAGTTGGTTGTCTAGTTACAGTATTCGTTCTTGTAAATCATATgtttgttttgtaaaccatgtatcgtattaattcgtatcgcggtctcccagacatattgcgaagattagtgggggtttcccatgtatcctagactagttgtatttgtatcgcggtctcccagacatgtttgcgaagattagtattcgtatcgcggtcttacatacatgtttgcgaagattagtgttCGTATCGTGGCCTCCCAGGCAtatttgcgaagattagtgggggcttcccatgggttactagtctagttgtatctatcGGTGTCCTTTCCCTAACGAGGACAGAGGTTTTGTTCCAGTAAC comes from the Helianthus annuus cultivar XRQ/B chromosome 4, HanXRQr2.0-SUNRISE, whole genome shotgun sequence genome and includes:
- the LOC118491498 gene encoding cold shock protein 1-like, producing the protein MPEFKRVQRFIWGLAPQIRSMVTSSKPSTIAEAIDLSVTLTEEALRIGKFSESQDNKKETHVESSGNKKRKYSNLKMGTQVSYGSSKANKRKKVNPPHGRKADGATNKAGGKAYLGTKPRCGECNFHHEGRGLRPKCVKCGKEGHSKDACWAKDPDKRNKGRVPGCYRCGEAGHFRKDCPRQKQVRKGFHNRNS